In the genome of Methanococcoides burtonii DSM 6242, the window TCAATGTCGATGTCTTCGTTTCTCCGGATGTTGATATTGCAGGAATGCAGTTCGATCTGCTTTTTGATAGTTCCAAGTTCCAGATCGACAGTGTAACTGAAGGGAACCTGTTCAAACAAAGTGGAATGGGTACTTTTTTTGTTGCTGCGTCTGTAACACCGGGTTTACTCGATAATACCTACGGTTGTATTCTGGGTAATGCAGCTGTCTTAACACCAGCAAACTTTGCCACTATCACAATTACAGCAAATGAACATGCAAGTGGAAGATCAGCGTTCATCTTAAAAGATGTTATTGTCAGTGATCCAAAAGGCAATGCTGTTAATGTTGGAATATTAAACACAGAAGTTGCCATCCTGGTTTTCGATATTTCTTCGGAGCATGTGGTCGAATACAATGATTTCGATAGAGTTCAGGAGAATTCCGACGTGATTCCCGGGTCAATAACTGTGCCTGGAACTGTACCCGGAACATGACTTTGCAATCTTGAATATTCGGATAGAATATTCATAATATTTTGAATGAATATTTATTACCATCAAATTTTTTAGTTTATTAGTTTTTCTAAATATTTCTTTATTTCAAGATTTGAATATAATCACAAAAGTTAATATATCATTTTCAACCTTTTACAATTGTCACTATTCCTAAGTAGGAATTCTGCAATAGGAATTAATCCATTAAGTATGGCAACTTTGTGCTCTGTAGAAAGCCTATCAAAATCCACATACATAAACTGGAATTGAGATTATAATCCAATATCGTGCAACACATTCAATAATATTTTTGTATTTGATTATTGTCCAAATATTAAGGATTTCTACAGAGCCTATTCTGTATTATTTTAAGTTGTTAACAATTTAAGGAAGAATGTGATCATTATAATTTAGAGCAGTTTAGCAATACTACCTTGGGTAGAGTAATGGGTAAAGTTATTATTAATGTAATCCAAACTATTATTATCTGGATCTTAATATCAAATCTTCTCTTTTACACCACAAGAACAACACAAAGGTGACACAATGCTCGATCGCTTAATCCCCCAACAAAAAGCAACTTCTACCCGCCTTGGCGGTCTCCTCATACTCGTAGGTGAGACCATGTTCCTTTTCTCTCTCCTGAACTTCCTTATGATAACCCGTATCCAGTATTACAGTTCGAACGATACGTTGTTCAGGACACTATTTCCTGAATACACGTTCTTCCTTGTAGGGATGATAGTTGTTGCTTTTATCGGCATGTGGCTAACCTATGTCTATATCTTTCCTAGTAAACAGAAGTTCTCGCAGGAACAGGCTATCAAAGACGGTAGAAGCCCGATGTATGACAAACTTGTGCAGATGCATGAGGAAATGCATCAGATGCAAAGCACGATCGATGATCTTCAGGAACAAGTTGGGACCTTGACCAGGGACAAATAAAAATGGTGATCTCTATAGACCCTGTTATTGATGAGCCTGCACTTGTAGTATCCGGAGAGTTCACATCTCTTGTACTGGCTGACATCCATCTGGGGATCGAGTGGGATCTTTATCAGAGTGGTTTTTCCATACCCAGCCAGATAGAGCAACGCCTTGAACGCATAATGGGCCTTGTTGAGCAGACATCTCCTGATCACATAATTCTTCTCGGTGACATCAAGCACAACGTTCCGCAGGTCTCGTGGCAGGAGAGGGATGAGATCCCCTATTTCATCAGTACCCTTGCAGAGCGAGCAACAGTTGATATTTTCCCCGGTAATCATGATGGAGGGATAGAATTCTTACTTCCCAAAGGTTGTGATGTAAAGCTACATTCTCCAAGGGGTGCCATCATCGATGGGGTGGG includes:
- a CDS encoding cohesin domain-containing protein, which gives rise to MFSIRKVLSIVAIIALVVVLSNISAASTDVILNPSSQINEPGSAGTSSPGMAFTVSSGEVLNVAPGETFNVDVFVSPDVDIAGMQFDLLFDSSKFQIDSVTEGNLFKQSGMGTFFVAASVTPGLLDNTYGCILGNAAVLTPANFATITITANEHASGRSAFILKDVIVSDPKGNAVNVGILNTEVAILVFDISSEHVVEYNDFDRVQENSDVIPGSITVPGTVPGT